In Brevibacillus brevis NBRC 100599, a single genomic region encodes these proteins:
- a CDS encoding SDR family NAD(P)-dependent oxidoreductase, which yields MARLEGKVAIVTGGASGIGETTVRLFAKEGAKVVIADFSPRGNELAEELNLAGFDALFVKTDVTKEDEVKNMVSATVVKYGKVDILFANAGIAKDAPGHLLSLDDWQRTIDINLTGVFLCDKYVIEQMLAQGTGGAIVNCGSIHSHAGKAGVTAYSSAKGGVKLLTQTLGLTYAKQGIRVNAVCPGYIDTPLIAGRNEALNEHLIGLHPMGRLGKPEEVAKAVLFLASDDASFVTGTSLLVDGGYTAQ from the coding sequence ATGGCGAGACTCGAAGGGAAAGTAGCGATCGTAACAGGTGGAGCAAGTGGAATCGGAGAAACGACCGTCCGTCTCTTCGCAAAAGAAGGGGCGAAAGTCGTGATTGCTGACTTCTCCCCACGTGGAAATGAATTGGCGGAAGAGCTGAATCTAGCGGGCTTCGATGCGTTGTTCGTGAAAACGGACGTAACGAAAGAAGATGAAGTAAAAAATATGGTGAGCGCCACTGTAGTAAAGTACGGAAAGGTAGATATTTTGTTTGCCAATGCGGGTATCGCGAAAGACGCACCTGGTCATCTGTTGAGCTTGGATGACTGGCAAAGAACGATTGATATCAATCTGACTGGCGTATTCTTGTGCGATAAATATGTCATCGAGCAAATGCTGGCACAGGGGACTGGCGGCGCGATTGTCAACTGCGGCTCGATCCATAGCCATGCCGGAAAAGCAGGTGTGACAGCTTACTCTTCCGCCAAAGGTGGCGTGAAGCTCCTGACCCAGACACTGGGACTTACGTATGCCAAGCAAGGGATTCGCGTAAATGCGGTCTGCCCAGGCTATATTGATACACCACTGATTGCTGGGCGCAATGAGGCTTTGAATGAGCACTTGATCGGGTTACATCCGATGGGACGCTTGGGTAAACCGGAAGAAGTCGCTAAGGCCGTTCTGTTCCTTGCCAGCGACGATGCCTCCTTCGTCACTGGGACAAGCCTGCTGGTTGATGGCGGTTATACAGCGCAATAA
- a CDS encoding spore germination protein, with the protein MPTFIGKVTITNNVGNINFGDTANNSPKSVIKSFSGSGGNNSGNVVKVINENSQTNTWVGSGAAGMKTVKEKKRVRRAARKCKKKK; encoded by the coding sequence TTGCCAACTTTTATAGGCAAGGTGACCATTACCAATAATGTTGGAAATATCAACTTTGGCGATACGGCAAACAACTCTCCGAAAAGTGTAATCAAATCGTTTTCCGGTTCGGGTGGCAACAATAGCGGCAATGTAGTGAAGGTCATCAATGAAAATAGCCAAACCAATACATGGGTGGGTTCAGGGGCCGCTGGAATGAAGACAGTGAAGGAAAAGAAACGGGTCCGTCGCGCAGCCCGAAAGTGCAAAAAGAAAAAGTAG
- a CDS encoding alpha-hydroxy-acid oxidizing protein, with the protein MTKTNEESLLFTRVNKDTQALPISIEDWEKQAREVLPDGPFDYVAGGSGAEETLVENRTAFSRWAIIPRMMRDVTNRTLGISMYNQALRTPIFLAPVGMQTISHPDGELASARAAAAAGVPFVASTVSAHSLEQIAEVMGDAYRWFQLYWSNDREVSASMVRRAEKSGYSAIVLTVDTVMLGWKRRDFRNGYSPLREGRGLANYLTDPVFCSRLPDVTPENAVEEVLKNIYHPALNWNDIAFLREHTHLPILVKGILHPDDARLALEHGVDGIIVSNHGGRQMDGAISTLDALPAIAEVIAGKIPLLLDSGVRTGADVVKAIALGANAILIGRPFLYGLAVAGEQGVTSVLDTLIHEFDVAMALSGSNSIADLNRSILARL; encoded by the coding sequence ATGACGAAAACAAATGAGGAATCACTCTTATTTACCCGTGTGAACAAGGACACGCAGGCACTGCCGATTTCTATTGAGGATTGGGAGAAACAGGCACGAGAGGTTTTGCCAGATGGGCCATTTGATTATGTTGCCGGGGGATCTGGGGCAGAGGAAACGCTGGTAGAAAACCGGACAGCTTTTTCCCGTTGGGCAATCATTCCACGGATGATGCGGGATGTGACGAATCGTACGCTTGGTATTTCGATGTACAATCAAGCGTTGCGCACACCGATCTTTTTGGCACCTGTAGGCATGCAGACGATTTCACATCCCGATGGAGAGCTGGCGTCTGCAAGGGCGGCAGCAGCAGCTGGAGTGCCGTTCGTAGCCAGTACAGTTTCCGCTCACTCACTCGAGCAGATTGCTGAAGTGATGGGCGATGCCTATCGCTGGTTCCAGCTCTATTGGTCGAACGATCGAGAGGTTTCTGCGAGCATGGTCAGGCGAGCGGAAAAGTCAGGCTATTCTGCTATTGTCCTCACGGTAGATACCGTCATGCTAGGATGGAAGCGCAGAGACTTCCGCAACGGGTATTCGCCACTGCGCGAAGGAAGAGGACTGGCGAATTACTTGACAGACCCTGTGTTTTGCTCGAGACTCCCTGATGTGACGCCGGAGAATGCAGTGGAGGAAGTGTTGAAAAACATTTATCATCCAGCGCTGAATTGGAACGATATCGCCTTTTTGCGTGAGCATACCCATCTGCCGATTTTGGTAAAAGGTATTTTGCATCCGGATGATGCGCGCCTTGCTTTAGAGCATGGTGTAGATGGAATCATCGTCTCCAATCACGGTGGGCGGCAGATGGATGGCGCTATTTCTACGCTGGATGCGTTGCCAGCGATTGCCGAGGTGATAGCTGGAAAAATCCCTCTCTTGCTCGACAGTGGCGTGCGTACAGGAGCAGATGTCGTTAAAGCGATTGCTTTAGGAGCGAATGCCATCCTGATTGGTCGCCCATTCTTGTATGGACTGGCTGTTGCCGGCGAGCAAGGCGTAACGAGTGTGTTAGATACACTTATCCATGAATTTGACGTTGCGATGGCGCTGTCTGGCAGCAATTCTATCGCAGACCTTAATCGCAGCATTCTTGCACGATTGTAA
- a CDS encoding bifunctional diguanylate cyclase/phosphodiesterase yields the protein MKNQMISSLTPQDWAGLLREKDGELNMVVNELADVKYALDQSTILAITDHKGIILRANEQFCRISKYERSELIGNDHRILNSGYHPKSFFKEMWSCIRSGQVWRGEIRNCAKDGSYYWVDTTIVPFKNQAGEIYQYLSIRSDITARKQMEDELKRSEEKYRIIAENTSDIISIINLDGEFLYLSPSHKRVWEHTVPDEEIHNLFEWIVEDDRDIFAYAIQHAFSTRKEYMVECRINTQRNDVIWTESKINPIMDEEGNVTKLLLITRDVTDRKQSEETIHHLAYHDALTDLPNRRMYVQQLSKEMMQAKRFQSSLAVLFLDLDRFKDVNDSFGHDVGDMLLIEASKRLQACLKPGDVVARLGGDEFTIMQNQLLDRNEATELAEQIMYQLQRPFELDGHVFNVSCSIGIALYPQDGDNPEDLLKRADTALYTVKSRGKNGYDFFDPSMEAKSLERILMENEMRKAIEQEQFQIYYQPKIDIATSAMTGMEALVRWVHPELGIIPPNRFIPIAEETGMILALGEWILKQACKQNKNWHDQGYTLKVSVNLSARQIYQKDLVEMIKDILQETKLSPHWLELEITESIFVKMEEATAVLQQIRDIGIQISIDDFGTGYSSFSYIKSLPVDTIKIDASFIRDIHHNQESQAIVKAIVTIAQSLNMNVIAEGIELHDQVAALKENGCDHGQGYLFSKPLPTDDFDQLLRQELQ from the coding sequence ATGAAAAACCAAATGATATCTTCACTGACACCCCAAGATTGGGCGGGGCTACTACGTGAAAAAGATGGTGAGCTGAACATGGTTGTGAATGAGCTGGCAGATGTCAAATACGCTTTGGACCAATCCACGATCTTGGCAATTACGGACCATAAGGGGATTATTTTGCGGGCAAATGAGCAATTTTGCCGCATATCGAAATACGAACGAAGCGAACTGATTGGAAATGACCATCGGATTCTTAATTCGGGTTACCATCCGAAAAGCTTTTTTAAAGAAATGTGGTCTTGTATTCGATCTGGCCAGGTCTGGCGGGGAGAAATTCGCAATTGCGCAAAAGATGGCAGCTATTATTGGGTCGATACAACCATTGTCCCATTTAAGAACCAAGCGGGCGAAATCTATCAATACCTTTCCATTCGCAGTGATATCACAGCTCGCAAGCAGATGGAAGACGAGCTCAAACGGAGTGAAGAAAAGTATCGCATCATCGCAGAAAACACGTCGGATATCATCAGCATCATCAACCTGGATGGGGAGTTTCTCTATTTGTCTCCGTCTCACAAGCGTGTGTGGGAGCATACCGTTCCTGATGAAGAAATCCATAACCTGTTCGAGTGGATTGTGGAGGATGACCGAGATATTTTTGCTTATGCGATTCAGCATGCCTTCTCTACGCGTAAGGAGTACATGGTAGAATGCCGAATTAATACCCAAAGAAACGATGTTATCTGGACGGAAAGCAAAATCAATCCGATTATGGACGAAGAAGGAAATGTAACCAAGCTGCTTCTCATTACCCGTGACGTCACAGACCGGAAACAGTCCGAAGAGACGATTCACCACTTGGCTTATCACGATGCGTTGACAGATCTGCCGAATCGACGAATGTATGTCCAACAGCTCAGCAAGGAAATGATGCAGGCCAAGCGTTTCCAATCGAGTCTGGCTGTGCTGTTTTTGGATTTGGATCGCTTCAAGGATGTGAACGATTCATTCGGTCATGATGTAGGGGATATGTTGCTGATCGAAGCATCCAAGCGTCTACAGGCATGTCTCAAGCCAGGAGATGTTGTGGCCAGGTTGGGTGGAGATGAATTTACGATTATGCAGAACCAACTGCTAGATCGCAACGAAGCAACTGAGTTGGCAGAGCAGATCATGTATCAGTTGCAGCGTCCGTTTGAATTGGATGGACATGTATTCAACGTGTCGTGCAGCATCGGCATCGCCTTGTACCCGCAGGATGGGGACAATCCCGAAGATTTGTTGAAACGGGCCGATACAGCCTTGTATACCGTAAAATCGCGCGGGAAGAATGGCTATGACTTTTTCGATCCGTCGATGGAGGCGAAGTCGCTGGAGCGTATCTTGATGGAAAATGAGATGCGGAAAGCCATTGAACAAGAGCAGTTCCAAATTTACTACCAGCCCAAAATCGATATCGCGACAAGTGCGATGACGGGCATGGAGGCGCTCGTCAGATGGGTGCATCCAGAGCTGGGCATCATTCCGCCGAATCGCTTTATTCCAATCGCTGAAGAGACGGGGATGATCCTGGCGCTTGGGGAGTGGATTTTGAAACAGGCGTGCAAACAAAATAAAAACTGGCACGATCAAGGATATACGCTGAAGGTCTCTGTGAATTTGTCAGCGAGACAGATCTATCAAAAAGATCTGGTCGAGATGATCAAGGATATTCTTCAGGAAACAAAGCTGTCTCCTCATTGGCTGGAGCTCGAGATTACGGAGAGCATTTTTGTCAAAATGGAAGAGGCGACGGCAGTTCTGCAACAGATTCGGGACATTGGAATCCAAATTTCGATTGATGACTTTGGGACAGGCTATAGCTCGTTTAGCTATATTAAAAGCTTGCCAGTCGATACGATCAAAATTGACGCCTCGTTTATTCGCGACATTCACCACAACCAAGAGAGTCAGGCGATTGTAAAAGCGATTGTTACCATCGCACAAAGTCTCAATATGAATGTCATCGCTGAGGGAATTGAGCTCCATGATCAAGTAGCGGCTTTGAAGGAAAATGGCTGTGACCACGGTCAAGGCTATTTATTCAGCAAACCGCTTCCGACAGATGATTTCGATCAGTTATTGCGTCAAGAGCTGCAATAA
- a CDS encoding DMT family transporter, whose product MGKFSGKTVVAIASLVLIWGLSWSIYKMSLAYTPPILFAGMRSLIGGLLLALFILPKWKKINWRENWLRYCISAFLNTLCFYGIQTVGLVYLPGGLFSVLVYFQPILIGLFAWLWLGESMTVLKIIGLIMGFLGILAVSADGLTGQVSIVGVILGLLTALTWAMGVIYVKKVSAKVDSLWMVAMQCIIGGAALTLLGTGVESWSDIVWNAPYLIGLSYGATFGVPIAIVIYFGLVNAGEASKVAAFTFLVPLIAVMTGTIFMDEPVTYSLIAGLVLIVCSICLVNYQKKMRQPAIANHLNR is encoded by the coding sequence GTGGGAAAGTTTTCGGGTAAGACTGTTGTCGCTATTGCAAGTTTGGTGTTGATATGGGGATTAAGCTGGTCGATCTACAAAATGTCACTCGCCTATACGCCACCGATTTTATTCGCAGGAATGCGTTCGCTGATTGGCGGACTTCTGCTTGCTTTATTCATTTTACCCAAATGGAAAAAGATCAACTGGCGTGAAAACTGGTTGCGCTATTGTATATCTGCCTTTCTGAATACATTGTGCTTTTATGGTATTCAGACGGTTGGACTCGTGTATTTGCCAGGTGGATTATTCTCTGTGTTGGTGTACTTCCAGCCAATCTTGATTGGACTCTTTGCCTGGTTGTGGCTGGGTGAGAGCATGACAGTGCTCAAAATCATTGGGCTGATCATGGGATTCCTCGGGATACTTGCGGTTAGTGCAGATGGACTGACTGGACAGGTTTCCATCGTGGGCGTCATTTTAGGCTTGTTGACGGCTCTGACATGGGCGATGGGCGTGATCTATGTGAAAAAAGTCAGTGCCAAGGTAGATTCGCTGTGGATGGTTGCCATGCAATGCATCATCGGTGGCGCGGCCTTAACTCTTTTGGGGACAGGCGTAGAAAGCTGGTCCGACATTGTCTGGAATGCTCCATATCTGATCGGTCTTAGTTATGGCGCTACATTTGGTGTGCCGATTGCCATTGTCATTTACTTTGGGCTTGTGAATGCAGGCGAAGCGAGCAAGGTGGCCGCCTTTACGTTTCTCGTGCCGCTCATTGCAGTCATGACTGGCACCATTTTCATGGACGAGCCGGTAACGTATTCCCTCATCGCCGGTCTGGTATTGATCGTGTGCAGTATATGCTTAGTGAACTATCAGAAAAAAATGCGACAACCTGCAATTGCCAATCATCTCAATCGTTGA
- the nadD gene encoding nicotinate-nucleotide adenylyltransferase: MRIGIYGSSFDPITYSHLFTAATVAHRRRLDKVIFVPCSSKRHDKKLQTEDAHRLHMLKLALAGSTHKTNKDGEPLFEISTVEMDALPGETYTYDTMMHMKRKYPNDELFFIMGSDLLEGLSNWGNAEKLVAGFNFIVMSREGYPTADLIADDALLRNHDEHFLIMSKGINMGISSTYIRDEIRKGGDPSFLLPDACLQYIYENGIYKEPSV; this comes from the coding sequence ATGCGAATCGGTATTTATGGCAGCAGCTTTGACCCCATCACGTACAGCCATTTGTTCACGGCTGCGACCGTCGCTCACCGGAGACGACTGGACAAAGTCATTTTCGTACCCTGCTCTTCAAAGCGTCATGATAAAAAATTGCAGACAGAGGACGCCCATCGCTTGCACATGCTCAAACTGGCTTTAGCTGGCAGTACACACAAAACAAACAAAGATGGCGAACCTCTTTTCGAGATTTCAACAGTCGAAATGGATGCCTTGCCAGGTGAAACCTATACGTACGATACGATGATGCACATGAAAAGGAAGTACCCGAACGACGAGCTCTTTTTCATCATGGGATCGGATTTGTTAGAGGGACTATCGAACTGGGGCAACGCTGAAAAGCTAGTCGCAGGCTTCAACTTCATCGTGATGTCGCGCGAAGGCTATCCGACCGCTGACCTGATTGCGGATGACGCGCTGCTGCGCAATCATGACGAGCATTTTCTCATTATGAGCAAGGGCATCAACATGGGAATCAGCTCTACCTACATCCGGGACGAAATCCGCAAGGGCGGCGATCCCAGCTTCCTGTTGCCCGATGCGTGCCTTCAGTACATTTATGAAAATGGAATCTACAAAGAACCCTCCGTATAA
- a CDS encoding cysteine hydrolase family protein, producing MKALIVIDYTNDFVATDGALTCGEPGQAIEGRIGELIRDFLAEGDFVVMAVDAHREQDPYHPETGLYPPHNIIGTAGRNLYGSIQEIYEEFEDTIHWMDKTRYSAFQGTDLALLLRTRGITEIHLVGVCTDICVLHTAIEGFYNGFSVVIHEDAVASFLPEGHKWALGHFQNQLGMTVRKK from the coding sequence ATGAAAGCTTTGATTGTGATCGACTACACGAATGATTTTGTTGCGACAGATGGTGCATTGACTTGTGGAGAGCCTGGTCAGGCTATTGAAGGACGCATTGGAGAGCTGATCCGCGACTTCCTCGCAGAAGGCGACTTTGTCGTCATGGCAGTCGACGCTCATCGCGAGCAGGACCCGTACCACCCTGAGACTGGACTCTACCCTCCGCACAATATTATCGGTACGGCTGGCCGGAATTTGTATGGCAGCATTCAGGAGATTTACGAGGAATTCGAAGATACGATTCACTGGATGGATAAGACGCGCTACAGTGCTTTTCAAGGCACCGACCTTGCACTATTGTTGCGCACGAGAGGTATCACTGAGATTCACCTTGTAGGTGTCTGCACAGACATTTGCGTGCTGCATACAGCGATCGAAGGCTTCTATAACGGCTTTTCTGTCGTCATCCACGAGGATGCAGTAGCGAGCTTTCTTCCCGAAGGTCACAAATGGGCTCTCGGTCATTTTCAAAACCAGCTTGGCATGACTGTTCGAAAAAAGTAA
- a CDS encoding NUDIX hydrolase produces the protein MNTSPLRAKRIHFRTKKYRSPDGLPTDICLFTLLSIPRQTKTKSLPLKQLAVLLIKRKSNTFGEQWALPGGFSHESETLDECAYRELKEETNIDRDVHIEQLKTYYKPGRDPRGWIPSVAYVSLVHEDLLKHAQANDDASDAQLFPIEEAFALNLAFDHREILTDALQRVREQMLQTTIAKAFLPDEFTLSELLQVIETVVPSFSAKDRGNFERRLLATTRRQGLLEPVLSADGQPVYSTEFSNSPAKLYRFTGFTPTAMIY, from the coding sequence GTGAATACGTCTCCCCTTCGAGCCAAACGCATCCACTTTCGGACCAAAAAGTACCGCTCGCCGGATGGACTTCCTACAGATATTTGCCTCTTTACGCTCCTTTCCATCCCGCGCCAAACGAAAACCAAATCATTGCCACTCAAGCAATTGGCCGTTCTTCTGATCAAGCGAAAAAGCAATACATTTGGAGAGCAATGGGCCTTGCCTGGCGGTTTTTCCCATGAATCGGAGACACTGGACGAATGCGCCTATCGTGAGTTAAAAGAAGAGACGAACATTGACCGCGATGTACACATCGAACAGCTGAAGACATACTACAAGCCAGGAAGAGATCCTCGTGGTTGGATCCCAAGCGTTGCCTATGTCTCCCTCGTTCATGAAGACTTATTGAAGCACGCACAGGCAAACGACGATGCATCAGACGCGCAGCTGTTTCCGATTGAGGAAGCCTTTGCCCTCAACCTCGCTTTTGATCATCGTGAAATTTTGACTGACGCCCTACAGCGCGTTCGTGAGCAGATGCTACAAACGACTATCGCCAAAGCTTTTTTGCCAGATGAGTTTACCTTGAGTGAATTACTGCAAGTGATCGAGACCGTTGTTCCATCCTTTTCGGCAAAAGATCGGGGCAATTTTGAGCGGCGCTTGCTTGCGACAACCAGACGGCAAGGACTTCTCGAGCCAGTTCTATCGGCTGACGGACAGCCTGTCTACTCGACCGAGTTTTCGAATTCGCCAGCCAAGCTCTATCGCTTTACTGGCTTTACGCCAACTGCCATGATTTACTAG
- a CDS encoding YceI family protein, with amino-acid sequence MKKNSVILTASVATLVVGIGGYMLYDYFVGNHVEIRPAAAVAVASSTASSTPLTADQLNKKWTINDQSKVYFSVTTSKETVNFEMDGITGSWDVNLSAPDQMKATASADLNKLNSGNEKRDTHIKSPDYFDTAVHPAATFEAKSFENWPSTWTEGQKASFTINGVLTVRGIAKDVKIDADAIYSQGKLQLEGTSVVTFGDFGLTSPHTIVAKTEENITITLRLALDAV; translated from the coding sequence ATGAAAAAGAATTCGGTTATCCTGACTGCCTCAGTTGCCACACTCGTGGTTGGTATCGGGGGTTACATGCTCTATGACTATTTTGTGGGAAACCATGTGGAGATACGGCCTGCAGCTGCGGTAGCCGTAGCCTCATCTACCGCTTCCTCTACGCCTTTGACAGCAGATCAACTGAATAAAAAATGGACGATCAATGACCAGTCCAAAGTCTATTTCTCCGTAACAACGTCGAAAGAAACGGTAAACTTTGAAATGGACGGTATTACTGGCAGTTGGGATGTGAACCTCTCTGCACCCGACCAAATGAAAGCAACAGCTTCCGCTGACTTGAATAAGCTGAACTCCGGTAATGAAAAACGCGACACCCATATCAAATCTCCTGATTACTTTGATACAGCCGTCCATCCAGCTGCTACTTTTGAAGCGAAATCCTTTGAGAACTGGCCATCCACATGGACAGAAGGACAAAAGGCTTCGTTCACCATCAATGGCGTCCTGACTGTAAGAGGAATTGCCAAAGATGTGAAAATTGATGCTGACGCGATTTATTCCCAAGGCAAGCTGCAATTGGAGGGAACTTCCGTCGTAACGTTTGGTGACTTCGGATTGACTAGCCCTCATACGATCGTCGCCAAAACAGAGGAAAACATTACGATTACACTGCGACTCGCGCTGGATGCTGTTTAA
- a CDS encoding response regulator transcription factor — protein MSLNKGIKILLVDDEPTILQFLEMGLENEGFQVLTAQDGMNAVTMVKEHQPHVVILDVMMPGMDGFEVCRMLKKIQNVATIMLTAREDVEDRVKGLTLGADDYMIKPFSFEELLARIHARIRNHYPHLLSKVHLGPFQIDDRRKEITYDGTLLELSPTEYSLLKYLVTNHGLVLSKPMILDNVWGYDFGGEENIVEVYIRSLRDKLNDRQHRIIRTLRGAGYRVDFV, from the coding sequence ATGAGCCTAAACAAAGGCATTAAAATATTGCTTGTCGATGATGAGCCGACCATCCTGCAATTTTTGGAGATGGGTCTTGAGAATGAAGGCTTCCAAGTATTGACGGCACAAGATGGGATGAATGCTGTGACCATGGTGAAGGAGCATCAGCCGCATGTCGTTATTCTCGACGTGATGATGCCTGGCATGGATGGCTTCGAGGTATGCCGGATGCTGAAAAAGATACAGAATGTAGCGACGATTATGCTGACAGCCAGAGAAGACGTGGAGGATCGGGTAAAAGGGCTGACGCTCGGTGCCGATGATTATATGATCAAGCCGTTTAGCTTTGAAGAGCTGCTTGCCCGTATCCATGCGCGCATTCGTAATCATTACCCACATCTGCTCTCTAAGGTACACCTCGGCCCATTTCAGATCGATGACAGGCGAAAAGAAATTACCTACGATGGAACGCTTCTGGAGCTATCGCCAACGGAATACTCTTTGCTGAAATATTTGGTGACAAATCACGGCTTGGTGCTGAGTAAACCAATGATTCTGGATAACGTGTGGGGCTATGATTTCGGTGGGGAGGAGAATATTGTCGAGGTGTACATTCGCTCCCTGCGTGACAAATTGAACGATCGTCAGCATCGGATTATTCGCACATTGCGCGGTGCGGGCTATCGGGTTGATTTTGTATGA
- a CDS encoding sensor histidine kinase, translating to MKKNRNNQWAPFLEPNSLRYQLLSRSLFILSGLLLLIGMIQYILMEQFLYRSKAESLLNLAVTLPYQVLEDTETLPKNDQYVSALLSLHTPDIKYAFIDNDANVTELFANPSEGYSPRFPESLYREILASGVCTFKYKILEGSTGTDYLVVLAPIRSPDQLQGIVQLSTPVGSMREVLFPQLIIFFSASALALLIGLLTYVPVLRRTLNPLSRIEVTVERINAGNLDERLPMDQGQMEIDQLSAVFNGMLERLETSFKTEQEAGERMRRFVADASHELRTPLTSIHGFLEVLLRGAAANPEHLQKALKSMHGETERLNKLVNDLLYLARMDREPAFLLLEGQLDAVVHSMESQLLVLAGDRSVHFRVEPNVTVAFDCDGMKQVILNLFQNAVQHTDPVNGEIELIVSKIANGIELTIRDNGAGIAPEHVSHVFDRFYRIESSRARKSGGAGLGLSITQSIVENHHGKIDVQSSLGTGTVFRVWLPNGLKEVQQTEVVG from the coding sequence ATGAAGAAGAATCGAAACAATCAATGGGCCCCTTTTCTAGAACCGAACTCTTTGCGTTATCAACTGCTGTCTCGTTCGTTATTTATCTTATCCGGGTTGCTGCTTCTAATCGGCATGATTCAATACATTTTGATGGAGCAATTCTTGTATCGTAGCAAAGCGGAAAGCTTGTTAAATCTGGCAGTCACTCTTCCGTATCAGGTCTTGGAGGACACGGAAACGCTCCCAAAGAACGATCAGTATGTCAGTGCGTTGCTTTCCTTGCATACACCCGATATCAAGTATGCCTTTATTGACAACGACGCTAACGTGACGGAGTTGTTTGCGAATCCGAGCGAAGGGTATTCCCCGCGCTTTCCGGAGAGTCTATACCGCGAGATCTTGGCTAGTGGCGTATGTACTTTCAAATACAAAATTTTGGAGGGTAGTACTGGTACGGATTATTTGGTCGTACTTGCACCCATCCGTTCACCTGATCAGCTGCAAGGAATTGTACAGCTGAGCACCCCTGTCGGCTCGATGCGAGAAGTGCTGTTTCCACAGTTGATCATTTTCTTTTCTGCATCTGCACTCGCCTTGCTTATCGGTTTGTTAACCTATGTGCCTGTTCTCCGCCGTACGCTGAACCCACTTTCGCGTATTGAGGTTACAGTCGAGCGGATTAATGCAGGTAATTTGGATGAGCGACTGCCGATGGATCAAGGCCAAATGGAGATTGATCAATTATCGGCGGTCTTTAACGGAATGCTGGAACGCTTGGAAACCTCCTTTAAAACTGAGCAGGAAGCTGGGGAGCGGATGAGGCGTTTTGTAGCGGACGCTTCGCACGAGTTGCGAACACCGCTGACATCCATCCATGGTTTTTTGGAGGTGCTGTTGCGCGGTGCGGCGGCAAATCCCGAACATTTACAGAAAGCATTGAAAAGCATGCACGGCGAGACAGAGCGGCTGAACAAACTCGTTAACGATTTGCTGTACCTGGCTCGGATGGATCGGGAACCGGCTTTCCTTTTGCTAGAAGGGCAGTTGGACGCAGTCGTGCACAGTATGGAGTCGCAGCTTTTGGTGCTGGCCGGTGACCGAAGCGTTCATTTCCGCGTAGAACCGAATGTTACGGTTGCTTTCGACTGTGACGGAATGAAGCAAGTTATCCTCAATCTGTTTCAAAATGCGGTGCAGCATACTGACCCTGTGAATGGTGAGATCGAGCTTATAGTAAGCAAGATTGCCAATGGGATTGAACTGACGATCAGAGATAATGGAGCTGGAATCGCACCGGAGCATGTTTCGCATGTATTCGACCGTTTCTATCGGATTGAATCCTCACGGGCACGCAAAAGCGGAGGGGCTGGACTGGGGCTGTCGATCACCCAATCCATCGTAGAAAATCATCATGGAAAAATTGACGTACAAAGCAGCTTGGGAACAGGGACGGTGTTTCGCGTCTGGTTACCTAACGGTTTGAAAGAGGTTCAGCAGACAGAAGTTGTTGGTTGA
- a CDS encoding Lrp/AsnC family transcriptional regulator, whose protein sequence is MDRLKQRELLHLLEEDSRMSAEQIGKMIGEPTEVVEQTIAALEAEKVIVKYPALVNWERVDDHPYVNAMIDVKVTPKRDVGFDEVAERICRFPEVKAVYLMSGASYDLSIILEGKTMKEVATFVSQKLSTLDSVVSTATHFILKRYKHDGVELEDRDEDHRMVVTP, encoded by the coding sequence ATGGATCGCTTGAAGCAAAGAGAGCTGTTACACCTGTTGGAAGAAGACAGTCGCATGAGCGCTGAGCAAATCGGAAAAATGATCGGAGAGCCAACCGAGGTCGTTGAGCAGACGATTGCAGCATTGGAAGCCGAGAAGGTCATTGTCAAATATCCAGCGTTGGTCAACTGGGAGCGTGTGGACGATCATCCGTACGTGAACGCGATGATTGATGTGAAAGTGACGCCGAAGCGCGATGTCGGCTTTGATGAAGTGGCAGAGCGAATTTGCCGTTTCCCAGAAGTGAAGGCTGTTTACTTGATGTCTGGTGCAAGCTATGACTTGTCGATTATTTTGGAAGGCAAAACGATGAAAGAGGTAGCCACTTTTGTTTCGCAAAAGCTGTCCACTCTCGATTCAGTTGTCTCAACAGCTACACATTTTATTTTGAAACGCTACAAGCACGATGGCGTTGAGCTGGAAGATCGTGACGAAGATCACAGAATGGTGGTTACGCCGTGA